The following coding sequences are from one Acidobacteriota bacterium window:
- a CDS encoding tetratricopeptide repeat protein, translating to MKTAALSLLFASLLCAQVESDPSVSPTLRMALDLARENYHATNYQAALRIIEMGEPKIPGQWALIGQCYFQMGEYKKAISALEQATKAAPKSSSDWNWLGKAYGRQAETGFKLSAPSNASKARQHFEKAVALDPANLEAVDDLFEYFLEAPGFLGGGVDKAAKLAETIRAKSPAKYEALQARMAGKKKDVAAAEQHWRKAAELAPAEPGALVNLAQHLARNGKTVEADQLFDKAITGGQPFVKFERAKILAEGKRDTAKAKQLLNEYLKADLTADDPPRSEAQKLLASLSK from the coding sequence ATGAAAACGGCGGCGCTTTCGCTACTATTCGCATCACTGCTATGCGCGCAGGTGGAAAGCGACCCGTCCGTCTCGCCCACCCTGCGGATGGCGCTCGATCTGGCGCGGGAAAATTACCACGCCACCAACTACCAAGCCGCGCTGCGCATCATCGAGATGGGCGAACCGAAGATTCCCGGGCAGTGGGCGCTCATCGGCCAGTGCTATTTCCAGATGGGCGAATACAAGAAAGCCATCAGCGCGCTCGAGCAGGCCACCAAGGCCGCGCCGAAGAGCTCGTCCGATTGGAACTGGCTGGGTAAGGCGTACGGTCGTCAGGCCGAGACGGGCTTCAAACTTTCCGCGCCGTCGAACGCGTCGAAGGCCCGCCAGCATTTCGAGAAAGCCGTTGCGCTGGACCCGGCCAATCTCGAAGCCGTCGATGATCTGTTCGAGTATTTCCTCGAAGCCCCCGGCTTCCTCGGCGGCGGCGTGGACAAAGCCGCCAAACTCGCCGAAACGATTCGCGCCAAGTCGCCCGCCAAGTACGAAGCGTTGCAGGCGCGCATGGCCGGCAAGAAGAAGGATGTGGCAGCCGCCGAGCAGCATTGGCGCAAGGCCGCCGAGCTAGCCCCCGCCGAGCCCGGCGCGCTGGTGAATCTCGCCCAGCATCTCGCCCGCAACGGCAAGACCGTCGAAGCCGATCAGCTATTTGACAAAGCCATCACCGGCGGCCAGCCGTTCGTGAAATTCGAGCGCGCCAAGATACTCGCCGAAGGCAAACGAGACACAGCCAAAGCGAAGCAGTTACTCAACGAGTATCTCAAAGCCGACCTAACTGCTGATGACCCGCCACGCAGCGAAGCGCAGAAGTTACTCGCGAGTTTGAGCAAGTAG
- a CDS encoding glycosyltransferase family 39 protein: protein MNLRTSTLSIIERRGPLIVVLIAAIIFLCGTISPPSLLDDVDAVHGAIGRNMLRSGDWITPHLNGLVYLDKAPLTYWLIAASYSIFGVQDWAARMPIALAAILLCWMTARFGRWAFSARTGFYAGLTLATCIGLYLFTRILIPEVILTLTVSLSVWAFLRLQEPDRDGTEPHRTRWIILFGVGLGAGLLLKGLLGLVAPAGAIFFYLLASRQLFSAQAWRSHHFLKTLGMGTAIGLAIAAPWYVAATLANPPYFDLTLQSGEGVFRGFFWRYFINEHLLRYLGERLPKDYDTVPLIPFWLLHVVWLFPWSVYLPSLLRLSFKPVDRAGRVRLMAVCWALFLLVFFSFSTSQEYYTMPIYPALALLIASGINGAMKDESSARTHLIHYGTVTAGFLLSLGALTCAGLLTHVWSLPADGDISSALTSNPDAYTLSLGHMSDLTVSSFAYLRLPLGLAALAFAIGAGGCFVHVAKHRKQMTQRSGGESRSEAHFHWSAAPPWLAFALMMILFTNAARIAMTAFDPYLSSRPLAEALRSAPPGKLIINGAYYPFSSVVFYADRDALLLNGHFNNLEYGSNAPGAPNIFIDTDQFRTMWGSGERVYLLTTDEELKKGELLTGNQRMLQFATAGGKSLLTNTSLPIPKPPPEEKPQE from the coding sequence CGCCGCATCTGAACGGCCTGGTGTATCTCGATAAAGCGCCGCTGACTTACTGGCTGATCGCCGCATCCTACTCGATTTTCGGCGTGCAGGACTGGGCCGCGCGAATGCCCATCGCGCTGGCGGCGATTCTGCTCTGCTGGATGACCGCGCGTTTTGGCAGGTGGGCATTCTCGGCGCGCACGGGATTTTACGCGGGACTCACTCTGGCCACCTGCATCGGCCTCTACCTGTTCACGCGCATCCTGATTCCGGAAGTGATACTGACACTCACTGTGTCACTCTCGGTATGGGCCTTTTTGAGATTGCAGGAACCAGACAGGGATGGCACCGAGCCGCATCGCACACGATGGATCATATTGTTTGGTGTTGGCTTGGGCGCAGGACTATTGCTGAAAGGTCTGCTGGGACTGGTCGCGCCCGCTGGCGCGATCTTCTTCTATCTACTCGCCTCTCGCCAGTTATTTTCGGCACAGGCGTGGCGGAGCCATCATTTCTTGAAAACACTTGGCATGGGAACCGCCATCGGCCTGGCCATTGCCGCGCCGTGGTATGTGGCCGCGACGCTGGCCAATCCGCCTTACTTCGACCTCACGCTGCAAAGTGGCGAAGGAGTGTTTCGCGGCTTCTTCTGGCGCTACTTCATCAATGAGCATCTGCTGCGCTATCTCGGCGAGCGCCTGCCGAAGGACTATGACACGGTGCCGCTCATCCCCTTCTGGCTGCTGCATGTGGTGTGGCTGTTTCCGTGGAGCGTCTATCTGCCGAGTTTGCTGCGCCTGTCATTCAAGCCTGTTGATCGCGCCGGGCGCGTGCGTCTGATGGCCGTCTGCTGGGCCTTGTTCCTGCTGGTCTTCTTCAGCTTCTCAACTTCGCAGGAGTATTACACCATGCCCATCTACCCTGCGCTGGCGCTACTAATTGCCTCGGGCATTAATGGCGCGATGAAAGATGAGTCATCCGCTCGAACTCACTTGATTCACTACGGGACAGTAACTGCTGGATTCCTACTGTCACTCGGCGCGCTGACTTGCGCCGGACTACTCACTCATGTCTGGTCACTGCCGGCGGATGGTGATATCTCATCCGCACTCACTAGCAATCCTGACGCCTATACACTCTCACTCGGGCACATGAGTGACTTAACAGTGAGTAGCTTCGCGTATCTACGGCTGCCGCTTGGACTGGCGGCGCTGGCCTTTGCGATTGGGGCCGGGGGGTGCTTTGTTCATGTTGCGAAGCATAGGAAGCAGATGACGCAAAGGAGCGGAGGGGAGTCCAGGTCCGAGGCGCATTTCCATTGGTCCGCTGCGCCGCCGTGGCTGGCCTTTGCGCTGATGATGATCCTGTTCACCAACGCGGCGCGCATCGCCATGACGGCGTTTGATCCTTACCTGTCATCACGTCCGCTGGCAGAGGCCCTGCGCAGCGCGCCGCCCGGCAAGCTCATCATCAACGGCGCTTACTACCCTTTCTCATCCGTAGTGTTTTATGCTGACCGCGACGCGCTGCTACTGAACGGCCACTTCAACAATTTGGAGTACGGATCAAATGCGCCCGGCGCGCCGAACATCTTCATCGATACGGACCAGTTCAGAACAATGTGGGGCAGCGGAGAGCGAGTCTACTTGCTGACTACGGATGAAGAGTTGAAGAAAGGTGAGTTACTCACTGGCAATCAAAGGATGCTACAATTTGCGACCGCCGGGGGTAAGTCACTCCTGACGAATACGTCGCTGCCCATCCCCAAGCCGCCGCCCGAAGAGAAGCCTCAGGAATAA